From the genome of Polyangiaceae bacterium, one region includes:
- a CDS encoding DUF3696 domain-containing protein, protein MITEIELGNFKCFEHEKIPLGPLTLATGLNGAGKSSLIQSLLLLRQSHQQGLLRQGLLAINGDLVQIGTGRDALNESAEEDVITLGLTWTGGLTARWAFRYDAIADVLSKESARAAEEVFNQPPFASNFHYLAAERVGPRASFGMSDYSVAHLRQLGSSGEHTAYFLSLFGRERVAIPTLLHERGVSESALDQVDAWLGEISPGARLHVTAHRAIDAMEVRFSFTGPNGNTNEYRATNVGFGLTYTLSILAAVLSARPGATLVIENPEAHLHPRGQVRMANLLARAAAAGVQVVLETHSDHVLNGVRLAVFDGILAPEATCIHYFERRVTPESIYHTYSTPKIDADGRLDHWPEGFFDEYEQALGRLIAPRRGGH, encoded by the coding sequence ATGATTACCGAAATCGAGCTTGGGAATTTCAAGTGCTTCGAGCACGAAAAAATTCCTTTGGGACCGCTGACGCTTGCCACGGGACTCAATGGTGCCGGTAAATCGAGCCTCATCCAATCTCTCTTGTTGCTTCGCCAGTCGCACCAGCAAGGTTTACTGCGACAAGGACTGCTCGCGATCAATGGTGATTTGGTGCAGATTGGCACCGGGCGCGATGCGCTGAATGAAAGCGCCGAGGAAGACGTGATCACGTTGGGACTCACGTGGACCGGCGGGTTGACGGCGCGCTGGGCATTCCGGTATGACGCGATAGCCGATGTCTTGTCGAAGGAGTCAGCTCGAGCGGCCGAGGAAGTTTTCAATCAGCCGCCTTTCGCGAGCAATTTTCATTATCTTGCCGCCGAGCGCGTGGGTCCTCGTGCTTCATTCGGCATGTCGGATTATTCGGTGGCCCATCTGCGGCAGCTTGGATCGAGCGGCGAACATACCGCCTACTTCTTGTCGTTGTTCGGCAGGGAGCGTGTCGCAATACCGACGCTGCTGCATGAACGCGGTGTTTCCGAATCGGCGCTCGATCAGGTCGATGCGTGGCTTGGCGAAATCAGCCCTGGAGCCCGATTGCACGTCACGGCCCATCGGGCAATCGACGCGATGGAGGTGCGTTTTTCATTTACGGGACCCAACGGGAACACGAATGAATACCGCGCCACCAACGTTGGCTTTGGGCTCACCTATACCCTGTCGATTCTCGCGGCCGTACTTTCGGCACGGCCAGGAGCGACGCTGGTGATTGAAAACCCCGAAGCGCATCTGCACCCGCGCGGTCAGGTGCGCATGGCGAATCTGCTGGCACGAGCTGCGGCGGCCGGCGTTCAGGTCGTCCTGGAAACCCATAGCGATCACGTGCTCAATGGCGTGCGCCTTGCGGTATTCGACGGAATTCTTGCGCCTGAAGCGACATGCATTCACTACTTCGAGCGACGTGTAACGCCGGAGAGCATTTATCACACGTATTCGACGCCAAAGATCGACGCCGATGGACGTCTCGACCATTGGCCGGAAGGCTTCTTCGACGAATACGAACAGGCCCTCGGGCGGCTCATCGCACCACGGCGAGGTGGGCATTGA
- a CDS encoding DUF262 domain-containing protein, giving the protein MSDAARDVEDTNEEQGVDDEDTSADGIVRPYDASKLRVSKWAPTLDLILKRIKRGEIDLAPGFQRKAGLWKDTAQSRLIESILIRIPLPAFYMDAINEDVMAVIDGIQRLTALDRFVNRGELRLTGLEFLVDLQGKSFSELPRGLQRRIEETQVDVNIIEKGTPVEAKLNLFKRINTGGLSLTAQEIRHAINPGASRAFLKELAECTELKEATGGALSSDRMDDRECVLRFVAFILTPAENYPNTDFDPFLNQAMQAIDRMNPEQRAELATRFRRAMTSASHVLGNKAFRKVMPSGRRGPINKALFEAWSVNLDACSDEEIAVLATRSETLVSHFVQRLANVPEFEQALSQGTGDRNKVKLRFRTIRELIQGALQ; this is encoded by the coding sequence GGGTCGATGACGAGGACACCAGCGCCGATGGGATTGTCCGTCCGTATGACGCGAGCAAGCTGCGCGTATCCAAGTGGGCTCCGACGCTGGACCTCATACTCAAGCGGATAAAGCGAGGAGAAATCGACCTCGCACCGGGGTTTCAGCGCAAAGCGGGGCTTTGGAAGGACACGGCGCAAAGCCGCCTGATTGAATCGATCCTCATCCGCATTCCCCTTCCCGCGTTTTACATGGATGCCATCAATGAGGATGTCATGGCCGTCATCGATGGCATCCAGCGCCTCACAGCTTTGGATCGATTCGTCAACCGTGGCGAACTGAGGCTGACGGGTCTCGAGTTCTTGGTGGATCTGCAGGGCAAATCGTTTTCCGAGCTGCCGCGAGGCCTTCAGCGGCGGATCGAAGAGACGCAGGTGGACGTCAACATCATTGAAAAAGGGACGCCTGTCGAAGCAAAGTTGAATCTCTTCAAACGGATCAACACCGGTGGATTGAGTCTGACTGCACAAGAAATTCGACATGCCATCAATCCGGGAGCGTCGCGGGCCTTTTTGAAAGAGCTTGCGGAGTGCACCGAGCTCAAAGAAGCGACGGGCGGCGCCCTGAGCTCGGATCGTATGGATGATCGGGAGTGTGTCCTGAGGTTCGTCGCGTTCATTCTCACGCCGGCAGAGAATTATCCCAACACGGACTTCGATCCGTTCCTCAATCAGGCGATGCAAGCCATCGACCGCATGAATCCCGAGCAGCGTGCGGAGTTGGCCACGAGATTCCGTCGAGCCATGACGAGCGCGTCGCACGTGCTGGGGAACAAGGCATTTCGCAAGGTCATGCCGAGCGGTCGTCGGGGTCCGATCAACAAGGCGTTGTTCGAGGCCTGGTCGGTGAATTTGGATGCGTGTTCGGACGAAGAAATCGCAGTGCTCGCAACACGCTCCGAAACGCTGGTCAGCCATTTCGTTCAACGATTGGCGAACGTGCCCGAGTTCGAGCAGGCGCTTTCTCAAGGGACGGGCGATCGCAACAAGGTCAAGTTGCGCTTCAGGACCATTCGTGAGCTCATCCAGGGGGCCCTCCAATGA